From a single Vitis vinifera cultivar Pinot Noir 40024 chromosome 18, ASM3070453v1 genomic region:
- the LOC100247217 gene encoding inactive protein kinase SELMODRAFT_444075, which produces MFPVKVEGNVKQQGAGAATEKVVVAVRAERVISKTALAWALSHVVHAGDCITLLAVFATKKTGRRLWNFPRLTGDCANSHRERLPDRICEISESCSQMVLQFNDQVEVRVRIKVVSGTPGGAVAAEAKSNGANWVILDKKLKQELKHCMEELHCNIVVMKGSQPKVLRLNLGSSNELQTPFFSASSSPDMENRTLQGHKIKHSTPVSSPEDPSTSFTRTTREGSLSSSDTLTSPFLVYEQNPLFEGLNKGKYRPVYEDDSDEPPTALDCERLITLSAPPASSVKSDHQSVFWIPQNHIVAEKAPLNKNSRSTQKMRSPSRTLLDKFVEFDKDTRIRGPGSIQTRQRDYSFDSTIREAVPLGRTSSKPPPLCSLCQHKAPVFGKPPRQFAYEELQEATNGFSDENFLAEGGFGVVHRGVLRNGQVVAVKQLKYAGSQGDADFCREVRVLSCAQHRNVVLLIGFCIEGRKRVLVYEYICNGSLDFHLHGNKTTPLDWQSRLKIAIGTARGLRYLHEDCRVGCIVHRDMRPNNILLTHDFEPLVADFGLARWHSNWDINTEERLIGTSGYLAPEYLDGGKITQKVDVYAFGVVLLELMTGQRARDLQFYRGRNFLPEWIHPLPALQPSHILANNYQLVDPCLASDELHDFPYQLQAMGCAASLCLRQDPESRPTMSKVLRVLEGGDAAIPLCLDLNSVGSRSGHMHGLSSQTQPESRINHSRRLSH; this is translated from the exons ATGTTTCCGGTGAAAGTTGAAGGTAATGTAAAGCAACAAGGCGCCGGTGCGGCAACGGAAAAGGTTGTTGTGGCGGTTAGAGCAGAGAGAGTGATCTCCAAGACTGCATTAGCATGGGCTCTGAGTCACGTCGTTCACGCCGGCGATTGCATAACGTTGCTCGCTGTTTTTGCCACGAAGAAAACGG GTCGGAGATTATGGAACTTCCCAAGATTGACAGGGGATTGTGCGAACAGTCACCGGGAGAGATTACCGGATCGGATTTGTGAGATCTCCGAGTCTTGTTCTCAGATGGTTCTCCAGTTCAACGACCAAGTCGAG GTTAGAGTGAGGATTAAGGTGGTATCAGGTACACCTGGCGGTGCAGTGGCAGCTGAAGCAAAGAGCAATGGAGCCAACTGGGTCATACTGGACAA GAAACTGAAGCAAGAACTGAAGCATTGCATGGAGGAACTCCACTGCAACATTGTTGTGATGAAGGGTTCTCAACCAAAAGTCCTTAGGCTGAATTTGGGAAGCTCAAATGAACTTCAAACACCTTTCTTTTCTGCTTCTTCTTCACCAGACATGGAAAACAGAACACTGCAAGGTCACAAGATCAAGCATTCTACTCCAGTGAGCAGCCCTGAAGATCCAAGTACTTCCTTTACTAGAACCACAAGGGAAGGTTCATTATCAAGTTCTGATACATTGACTTCCCCTTTCCTTGTTTATGAACAAAATCCTCTTTTTGAAGGACTGAATAAAGGAAAATACAGGCCAGTTTATGAAGATGATTCAGATGAACCACCAACAGCACTTGACTGTGAAAGGCTTATCACTCTTTCAGCACCCCCAGCATCATCTGTGAAAAGTGACCATCAGAGTGTATTTTGGATTCCCCAAAACCACATCGTTGCTGAGAAGGCCCCATTAAACAAAAACTCCAGAAGCACCCAAAAAATGAGATCTCCTTCCAGAACTCTACTCGACAAGTTTGTTGAGTTTGATAAAGATACGAGGATCAGAGGACCTGGGTCCATCCAAACCCGTCAAAGAGACTACAGTTTTGACTCAACCATCAGAGAGGCGGTCCCTTTAGGCAGAACTTCCTCAAAACCACCTCCTTTGTGCTCACTATGCCAACACAAGGCTCCAGTTTTTGGAAAACCTCCAAGGCAGTTTGCTTATGAAGAGCTACAAGAAGCTACAAACGGATTCTCAGATGAAAATTTCTTGGCAGAAGGTGGGTTTGGTGTGGTTCATAGGGGGGTGCTGAGAAATGGCCAGGTGGTTGCAGTGAAGCAGTTAAAGTATGCTGGGTCTCAAGGAGATGCAGATTTTTGCAGGGAAGTGAGGGTTTTAAGCTGTGCACAGCATAGGAATGTTGTGTTGCTTATTGGATTTTGTATTGAAGGGAGAAAGAGAGTATTGGTTTATGAGTACATATGCAATGGCTCCTTGGACTTCCATCTACATG GAAACAAGACAACCCCACTGGATTGGCAATCACGGCTGAAAATTGCAATTGGAACAGCACGAGGCCTACGATACCTTCATGAAGACTGTAGAGTGGGTTGCATAGTACACAGGGACATGCGACCTAATAATATCCTCCTAACCCATGACTTCGAGCCTCTG GTTGCTGACTTCGGACTTGCTAGATGGCACTCTAACTGGGATATTAATACTGAGGAGAGACTGATTGGAACTTCTGG GTATCTTGCGCCAGAGTATTTGGATGGTGGAAAAATTACACAGAAAGTTGACGTATATGCATTTGGAGTGGTATTATTAGAATTAATGACAGGACAGAGGGCCAGAGACTTGCAATTTTACAGGGGACGGAATTTTTTACCTGAGTGGATCCACCCTCTCCCTGCATTACAGCCAAGCCATATTTTAGCTAACAACTACCAACTTGTGGATCCATGCTTAGCCTCTGATGAACTCCACGACTTCCCCTATCAACTACAGGCAATGGGCTGCGCTGCTTCCTTGTGTCTACGTCAAGATCCTGAATCCAGACCAACCATGTCTAAG GTCCTTAGAGTACTAGAAGGAGGTGATGCTGCAATTCCTCTGTGTTTGGACTTGAATTCAGTTGGAAGTAGAAGTGGCCATATGCATGGTCTGAGCTCACAGACACAGCCTGAGTCAAGGATAAACCACTCTCGCAGGCTTTCACATTGA
- the LOC100262588 gene encoding protein JINGUBANG, which produces MLEETNSIPRPKYRNIMHSDPNLSSSIPTEDDYPIRNSSASAASPGFYDNRLSGEGSPMTMSPWNQTSSEAKSSWSRFEENLPQNGLIGSLTREEGHIYSLAATGELLYTGSDSKNIRVWKNLKEFSGFKSNSGLVKAIVISGEKIFTGHQDGKIRVWKVSPKNASVHKRAGTLPTLKDIFKSSINPSNYVEVRRRRSALWIRHSDAISCLSLNEEQGLLYSASWDRTFKVWRISDSKCLESISAHDDAVNSVVASSEGMVFTGSADGSVKVWRRELHGKGTKHAFVQTLLKQECAVTALCVNTSGSVVYCGSSDGLVNFWEREKQLSHGGVLRGHKVAVLCLAAAANLVFSGSADKTICVWRREGVVHTCLSVLTGHTGPVKCLAVGEDKESTAKNQRWVVYSGSLDKSVKVWSVSDMGIDPQQQTVEGGVSSFPSEQTDSVSSPGGGGGSHKKR; this is translated from the coding sequence ATGTTAGAAGAAACGAACAGTATACCGAGACCCAAGTACCGCAATATCATGCATTCGGATCCCAATCTTTCCTCTTCAATCCCAACCGAGGATGATTACCCCATCCGCAACAGCAGTGCTTCCGCCGCCAGTCCTGGTTTCTACGACAACCGCCTGAGCGGAGAAGGCTCTCCAATGACCATGTCTCCTTGGAACCAGACTTCTTCTGAGGCCAAATCCTCATGGTCCCGATTCGAAGAAAACCTGCCTCAGAATGGCCTCATCGGATCCCTGACTCGCGAAGAAGGTCATATTTACTCCTTGGCCGCTACCGGCGAGCTCTTGTACACAGGCTCAGATAGCAAGAATATTCGTGTTTGGAAGAATCTGAAAGAGTTTTCTGGATTCAAATCCAACAGTGGACTTGTAAAAGCCATAGTAATCTCGGGTGAGAAGATTTTCACTGGCCACCAAGACGGAAAGATTAGAGTTTGGAAGGTCTCCCCCAAGAACGCCAGCGTTCACAAACGAGCAGGAACTTTACCAACTTTAAAGGACATATTCAAGAGCTCAATCAATCCAAGCAATTACGTTGAGGTGAGACGGCGCCGTTCTGCTCTCTGGATCAGGCACTCCGATGCCATATCGTGTTTGAGCTTGAACGAAGAGCAGGGCCTTCTGTACTCGGCTTCCTGGGACAGAACCTTTAAGGTTTGGCGAATATCTGATTCCAAGTGTCTGGAATCCATCAGTGCGCACGACGACGCCGTCAACTCCGTAGTGGCCAGCAGTGAGGGCATGGTATTCACCGGCTCCGCCGATGGCTCCGTTAAAGTTTGGCGAAGGGAGTTGCATGGGAAAGGGACAAAGCACGCGTTCGTACAAACGCTTCTGAAGCAAGAATGCGCGGTGACGGCGTTATGCGTGAACACGTCGGGCTCGGTGGTGTACTGCGGGTCCTCCGATGGACTGGTCAACTTCTGGGAACGTGAGAAGCAGTTATCACACGGTGGGGTGCTGAGAGGGCACAAGGTGGCGGTCCTCTGCCTCGCGGCCGCAGCGAATCTGGTGTTCAGCGGGTCTGCGGATAAGACCATATGCGTATGGAGGAGGGAAGGAGTGGTACACACGTGTCTCTCTGTGTTGACTGGTCACACAGGACCAGTCAAATGTTTAGCGGTTGGGGAGGACAAGGAATCCACGGCTAAGAATCAACGCTGGGTAGTGTACAGCGGGAGTCTTGACAAGTCAGTCAAGGTGTGGAGCGTTTCGGACATGGGGATTGATCCGCAACAACAGACTGTGGAGGGTGGCGTCTCCTCATTCCCATCGGAACAGACCGATTCCGTTTCTTCTCCAGGCGGAGGAGGCGGCAGCCACAAGAAGAGGTGA
- the LOC100257464 gene encoding uncharacterized protein LOC100257464, which yields MSFLVSKPQPSSSDSEKITNSDDREDSDTLLTVTSYLHLKPAQSSQTLDKDLVLRRIRHRKRVNKVRNLFQTLVSSPFSTTDSFRVQEKKWVDDAFAAP from the coding sequence ATGTCTTTTCTTGTGTCCAAACCCCAGCCATCTTCTTCTGATTCTGAGAAAATCACCAACAGCGACGATCGAGAAGACTCCGACACACTCCTTACTGTAACAAGCTATCTCCACTTGAAACCCGCTCAATCCTCTCAGACCCTCGACAAAGACCTCGTTCTCCGCCGCATCCGTCACCGTAAGCGCGTCAACAAGGTTCGAAACCTCTTCCAAACCCTCGTCAGCTCGCCGTTTTCGACCACTGATTCGTTCCGTGTCCAGGAGAAGAAGTGGGTCGATGACGCTTTTGCTGCACCTTAG